The DNA window CAGCGCTTCCGGGGTATTGTCCCTGGCGGTAAAACCGGTGCCCCCGGTGATCAGCACGGCCTGAACCTGCTCGTCGGCGATCCACGCGGAGATGCGTGCACGGATTTGATATTTATCGTCTTTGACGATGGCGCGATCCACCACCTGATGCCCAGCCTCAAGCACCGCTTCCTGCAGATACTGGCCCGAGGTGTCTTCCGCTTCACCGCGACTGTCCGAAACGGTCAGAATAGCGATATGCGCCGGAATGAATTCACTGCTGGCATGACTCATTGCTTGCTCCCGTGCAATTGGAAAAATTTATCCGCCGATAAACGACAAATTCTGCGTGATGCCACTGTTGCCCTGATGCAGGAAGTGGGTTTGCTTTTTGGTCCGCAGCCCGCCCTGAATGCGATCCTTCAACTCTTCAAGCTGGCCGTCATCCGCCAGCAGATCGCGCAGGTTAATGCCCTGCTCACCGAACAGGCACAGGTGCAGATTACCGATGGCGGAAACCCGCAGTCGGTTGCAGCTAGCACAGAAATCTTTTTCGTACGGCATGATTAAACCCACTTCGCCCTGGTAATCCGGGTGGCTAAACACCTGCGCCGGGCCGTCGCTGCGGCCGCGCGGTTGCAGTTGCCAACCCTGCTGTTCCAGTTGCGAACGGATCACTTCGCCAGACACGTGGTGTTTGCGGAACAAGTCGCCGCCCTCACCGGTTTCCATCAGCTCGATAAAACGCAGTTGGATCGGACGGTCTTTTATCCAGTGCAGGAAAGCGCCCAGTTGCTGATGGTTAACGTCACGCATCAGCACCGCGTTGACCTTGACCTTGCTGAACCCGGCGGTAAAGGCGGCGTCGATGCCCTCCATCACCTGGCGGAATTTGTCCTGGCCGGTAATGGCGTGAAATTGACGGGGGTCCAGACTGTCGACGCTGACGTTGATCGCCGTCAGGCCGGCGTCACGCCAGCCGGCAACGTCGCGCGCCAGGCGGTAGCCATTGGTGGTTACGGCAAGCTGGCGAACGGCCGGATTTTCACGCACGGCGGCAATGATCTCGGTAAAATCGCGACGCAACGAAGGCTCACCGCCGGTCAGGCGCACCTTTTCGGTGCCCAGCTCGGCGAAGGCGCGGCTGACACGTCGGATCTCATCGAGCGACAAGAAGGTTTTCGGGCTGCCGTTAGGGCGATAGCCATCCGGCAAACAATAGGTGCAACGAAAGTTACACACGTCGGTGATCGACAGGCGCAAGTAATAGAATTTGCGCTCATAAGCATCAATGAGTTGCGGCACCATAACACCTTCCAAAGTCGGGAGATGCGAGCGTTTCCGCTCTGCACCCTGGTGGCTGACTTCGCCACGGCCCAAGCGCCATATTGTTCACAAGAACAACGTAGGCCCAGAGGCTAGGAGTTTTGGTTTCAGTTCCCGCTGCCTGAGTAGCCGGAACGAAACCGTGGTTTTCTCCAGAATTCTAGCGCTAAACAAAGGCGATAGCCAACGCCCAATTTCGCTATATAATTGTGTATACAGCGTTTTTATGCGCTTCTGAATCGGGTAAACCATGATAAACGTCCTTTACGCAGACGAATTGACCGGAATCACGCAAATCACACTCTTTTTCGCGTTTTTACGCCAAATCCGCTACTTTATGCGGGCAGTTAAGCCCCTTTGTAAGGAAATTTATGCGTAATCGTACCCTGGCCGATCTCGATCGGGTGGTGGCATTAGGTGGTGGTCATGGTCTTGGCCGCGTGATGTCTTCCCTGTCGTCTTTAGGATCCCGTTTAACCGGTATTGTCACCACCACCGATAACGGCGGTTCCACTGGCCGTATTCGCCGCTCGGAAGGCGGCATTGCCTGGGGCGATACCCGTAACTGCCTGAATCAGTTGATCACCGAACCGAGCGTGGCCTCGGCGATGTTCGAGTACCGTTTTAGCGGCAATGGCGAACTCTCGGGGCATAACCTCGGTAACCTGATGTTGAAGGCGTTGGATCATCTCAGCGTGCGCCCACTGGAGGCGATCAATCTGGTACGCAGCTTGCTGAAGGTCGACGCGGCGCTGATCCCGATGTCTGAGCAGCCGGTGGATCTGATGGCACACGACCATGAAGGCAACCACGTCTATGGTGAAGTGAATGTCGACCAACTGACTGACATGCCGCAGGAACTGATGCTGTCACCGCGCGTCAATGCGACACGCGAAGCGCTGGATGCCATCGCACAGGCCGACGTGATCCTGATTGGGCCAGGCAGCTTCCTGACCAGCCTGATGCCGCTGCTGCTGCTCGATGACCTGACTCAAGCCTTGCGCCGCAGCAGTGCCAATATGATTTATATCGGCAATCTGGGGCGCGAACTGAGCGTCGCGGCAGCCGCCTTGACGCTGAAGAACAAGCTGGAGCTGATGGAAGAAAAAATTGGCCGCCGGATGATCGACGCGCTGATTGTTGGGCCGACGGTAGATGCCAGCGAAGTACAGGATCGGGTGGTGATTAAACAACCGCTGGAAGCGACGGATATCCCTTACCGCCACGACCGTCAGTTGCTGCGCCAGGCGCTGGATCAGGCATTGATCGAGTTGGGTGCCCGCGGTTAAGGCTTTACTGGCCACCGCGCAACCACGGGTTATCGCTGGCGGCCTTCTCGACCATATCGATATAAAGATCTTCCACCTGCTTGCGCGCCCACGGCGTGCGGCGCAGAAACTTCAGGCTGGATTTAATGCTGGGATCGCTGCTGAAGCAGTTGATGCGAATGCGTTCAGCCAGCCCTGACCAGCCGTAGCTCTCCACCAGTTTATTTAAAAGTTGTTCCAGAGTGACGCCGTGCATCGGGTCTTTGGACTGGTGTTCGGTCATGGTCTGCGGCTCGTAGTAGTCAATTGGCCGCACACCATAATCAGCTTTGGCGGAGGCGACAAGGATTTTATGTTTGGCAGCGCCACCCCTGGCGGCGCCCCAACCGGTCACGAAATAGCGATAAACTGCTCGCGCAGCTGGTGGATCTCATCACGCAAGCCTGCCGCCAACTCGAACTCCAGATTCTGTGCGTGGGTATACATCTGCGCTTCCAGCTCGCGGATTTTTTGATCCAGGGCTTTTGGCGTGAGATTTTTGTATTGCCCAACGTTTTCCGCCGCCTTGCCCTTCCCTCTGCCCTTGCCGCGATTACCCGGTTTGCCCAGCTGCAATACATCGGAAACTTTCTTGTTCAGGCCCTGCGGCACGATGCCATTTTCTTCGTTGAACGCCTGCTGTTTGGCGCGACGACGTTCGGTCTCGCTAATCGCCCTGGCCATCGAGTCGGTAATTCTGTCACCGTAGAGGATCGCCTTACCATTGAGGTTACGCGCCGCACGGCCAATGGTCTGGATTAACGAACGTTCGGAACGCAGGAAGCCTTCTTTATCTGCGTCCAGAATCGCCACCAGCGACACCTCAGGCATGTCCAGCCCCTCACGCAACAGGTTGATACCCACCAGCACGTCAAACTCGCCCAGGCGCAGGTCACGAATGATTTCGACCCGTTCCACGGTATCGATGTCCGAGTGCAGATAGCGTACCCGCTCGCCGTGCTCTTCGAGATATTCGGTCAGGTCTTCCGCCATGCGTTTGGTCAGGGTTGTGACCAGTACGCGCTCGTTGATTGCCACCCGCTTGCGAATTTCAGACAGCAGGTCATCCACCTGGGTGGTCACCGGCCTGACTTCTATTAGAGGATCCAGCAAGCCGGTAGGGCGCACCACCTGATCGATAATATCGTCGCCGGACTTCTCCAGCTCATATTTGCCCGGCGTGGCAGACACGTAGATCGTCTGTGGGGCCAGCGCTTCGAACTCTTCAAAGCGCATCGGGCGGTTGTCCAGCGCCGACGGCAGGCGGAAACCGTATTCCACCAGCGTCTCTTTACGCGAACGGTCGCCCTTGTACATAGCGCCGATTTGCGGAATGGTGACGTGGGATTCATCGACCACCAGCAGGCCATCCGCCGGTAAATAATCAAACAGCGTCGGCGGTGGCTCGCCCTCTTTACGTCCGGACAAGTAGCGCGAGTAGTTTTCAATGCCGGAGCAGTAGCCCAGTTCGTTCATCATCTCCAGATCAAACTGGGTGCGCTGCGTCAGGCGCTGCTCTTCCAGCAGTTTGTTATTGGCCAACAGCACCTTGCGCCGTTCGGCCAGATCCACTTTGATCTCTTCCATCGCCTGCAGGATCCGCTCACGCGGCGTCACGTAGTGCGACTTCGGATAAATGGTAAAACGCTGGACCACCTGTTCGATCTGGCCGGTCAAAGGATCAAACAGCGAAAGCCGCTCGACCTCCTCATCAAACAGTTCAATGCGCAGTGCCAGCTCGTCCGACTCTGCCGGAAAGACGTCGATCACCTCGCCACGCACGCGGAAGGTCGCGCGCTGGAAGGCCTGATCGTTACGGGCATATTGCAGCTCCGCCAAACGACGCAGGATCGAACGCTGATCGATGATCATGCCCTTGGTCAGGTGCAACATCATCTTCAGATACAGATCAGGATCGCCCAGACCGTAGATCGCCGAGACCGACGCCACCACGATCACATCGCGGCGCTCCAGCAATGCTTTGGTCGCGGAAAGACGCATCTGCTCGATGTGTTCGTTCACCGCAGCGTCTTTTTCGATAAAGGTGTCGGAGCTGGGTACGTAGGCTTCCGGCTGATAGTAGTCGTAGTAAGAGACAAAATACTCGACCGCATTCTCGGGAAAGAACTCTTTCATCTCGCCGTACAGCTGCGCCGCCAGCGTTTTGTTAGGGGCCAGCACCATGGTGGGCCGGTTCAGATCGGCTATCACATTGGCGACGGTAAATGTCTTGCCCGACCCGGTAACGCCCAGCAGCGTCTGGTGTGCCAGGCCGTCTTCCAGGCCCTCTTCCAGCTTGCTGATGGCCTGCGGCTGATCGCCGGCCGGTTTGAATTCGGAATGCAGTTTGAAAACTTTACTCATGGACTCGGCTACCCTGTGGAGATGTGCGCGCTCAGGCGGCCATAGAGCTAATGCTCAATTGATGGCCTCTAATTATGGAAAGCCCCGGCGATTTTTGCCAGTGCCCATGATACTGGATATAAAACCAGCTTCAAGCGATTCGTCGCTTTAGCGTGCGTCAAATCAGGCTGAATGCACCGTCGGGGTTACAGCCGCGTGACATTTTTATTGTCAATAACAGATTTATCCCCAAAATCCGTCACGAATTAACTTATTGATAGCACTGCGGCCAAAAATCATACATAGAGACTTCATCAATACATTGGCCGCTTGATTTTAGTTAAAATATTGATAATTAATGACTTTACAAAAAAGACGAGATTGCGGACAAAGCGAACACAACCCGCGTCCGCTCTCGCTTTAAACCGGTTTTCTCAATCTAATGCACAAGGTTATCCACAGGAATGGTGGATAACTCTCACCACCCCGCCCCGGCTGGGAGTTGCAGAAAGAGCGCTTTTTGCCGTTTCTGTCCGCCAAGAAGGCTTTTTTAGTTATTTTTTCACAATAATATCGCTTTGGTTATGCCGATTAATGCTAAAAATCCCCATTGCCAAAAACGGATTTATCTCATTGTTGCCGTCACCCGATGCATCTTGCTACAACCGACGAAATAGTTTGCACCATAAGCATTCTTCGCAGCACTGGAAGAGTGCAAAAATCGTCCGCGTTAACTTTCCCCTCTATTTTCACTTGGTCCGCCAGCCCTGTCCTGGCGCGAAAAACCGTTAACAAGGCAATAACAATCCTGTTTTTTAACGGTTTTATAAAGTTGGCCCAAGGGTTGCATTACCCTTGGGTGGCAAAAGTACGATCGGGATAAATATCCGGGATGTAATGGCGGAATTATCCGCTGTCATTTAGCGGACAGACGGAAGTAAAACAACCGCTCTTTACTTGATAAAGACCAAAGAGCGCGGACAATCCGACAATAACTGCGATTTTTGCCTATGTATCACTTGTTTTACCAGAATTTAAACTGCCTGGTAAAAGGCAGTCATTCGGCACTTTATTCTGGACATTAAAGCACTCGGGAAAGAAACCGCTACTGTGAAAACGGTGGCAAGGAGTGGAATACGATTCTTTGAGGAGAATGCCGGATGTTGAGTTTAAGGTCAGTGAATCAGTTTTACGGGCAAACCCATACCCTGTGGGACATCAATCTGGAATTGCCGCGCGGCCAGTGCACGGTGCTTATCGGCCGTAACGGCGTGGGCAAGACCACGCTGGTGAACTGCATCATGGGCCATTTGCCGGTGGTCAGTGGCAGCATGACCTGGCAGTTGGCGGATGAACCGCCACAAAATCTGCTGCAGCAACCGGTGGAAACCCGCACCGCGCTGGGGATCAGCTATGTTCCGCAAGGACGACAAATCTTTTCGCAGCTCAGCGTAGAGGAAAACCTGCAGGTAGCGCTGATGGCCGGCCGCGATAAAAACCGCCGCATTCCGCCTTTGATTTATAACCTGTTCCCCAACCTGCGAGAAATGCGCAGCCGCAGAGCTGGAGATTTGTGCGACGGTGAGCAGCAGCAACTGGCGATTGGTCGCGCCCTGGTGCTGGAGCCAGAGTTGCTGATCCTCGATGAGCCCACCAGCGGTGTGCAGCCCACGATCGCGGCCGATATCGGTAACGTGATCCGTAAGCTTAACCGCGAACTGGGTATGACTATCCTGCTGGTGGAGCACAAGCTGCCGTTTGTCCGTCGCGTGGCGGACCGTTTTTGCCTGATGGACCAGGGCCGCAGCGTCGCCGATGGCACGCTGGAACAGTTGGACGAGGAATTGATTAATGCCTATCTGGCAGTTTGACTGGCAGGGGTGTGCAATATTGCACACCGCTCTCATGGCTTATCCCAGACTAACGCCTTCAGAACCGCACCACTCATTTCGCCTTGTGTTGTATCAGCGAAGACCAAACTCCGTTTGTTGGAAATGACCAAACGCTCCCTCCATATTCAACGAGTTTTCACAACCGTTAACTTGAACTGAGGGATAGACCATGGCCGATAACGATGCAAAATTTATCCAATATAGAGACCTGAACGGGAAGGTCTGGACTTTGCAAGATCGTCTTAATGTTGAGGGGATTTACGTCAAGTCTCGCGATGAGCTGCTCAAGGCACAAACCTTTATTACAGGCACATTAAAAAGACCAACAATTGTAAAATTCACCGCGCCGTTTGAGGTGTGGACGGCTCCCAAGACCGATATCGATGTCGGCTACGTTTATATTGACGGCAACGGTGTAAATATCACCACTAATATCCCCAACGGGACCGAAAACGACCACAACTACTTCCTGCGCTGCTATACGTCGGCTGAAACACTGGATATCGGGATCCCCATTCGCCCTGCACCAATCTTAAAGAACTTTACCGTCAAGGGGATTGGGGCAACTCAGTCTGAAGTGCCTGGTCAAAAGACAGCATATAACTTTATAGATGGGATAGTGTTCCAATCACCAGAAAGCCTGTTGGGAAATTTTTCCGTTAATAACGTATATATTTCCGGTTTCTATTACGGCATGTATTTTGGCACCAACGCGTACATTGGGCATCACTATGGCTGTGAGATCGTCCGTTGCTATGAGTGCGTGCATATGCCAGCCGCTAAAACCACTAATGTGCCACCATCACAAACTGGTGATAAAGATCCTACCGATCATAACTTTGGGGAAGGGATCAACTTCTTCGGTGGCACTCTTGGCAACTCTCAGGGATTGGCTATCGGCAATCAGAACCAAAATGGCGCATTTCGTTTCTTCGGCACATCAATAGATTATGCGGGTGCGATTGTAAATGTAGAAGCTGGAAGCGTTGAGTTGCACGGCTGCCATATTGAGTTCGGTAATAGTAATAGCCCACTCTCTGATTCCCCCTTCCGCTGTAGCGCCAACCAGAATGCGTCATTACTCATTCAGGGTGGGGAGATCATTACGCTGCAAACCACTCTGGCCCAAGACTACTGTTTTTACGCCGAAGCAGGCAGTAGCGGAATTATCGTAGACAACGTTAAGTTCTATGGGGTGCGAACAGCGACCGGCCGTTATTTTGGCGGTACTGGCGACTTTGTGATTAAAAACAGTCGGCTGGATGGCGGCGGTGGCGGCAAAGGCATTCAGACTTTGACCACCGCCAATAATAACAAGCTTAAAGACGGTAATTTCTCGTTTACGACCAAGCCGATAGGTTGGGAAGTTTCCGGTGGAAACGTTAGCAGCCCCTTTATCTCAGACGCCATTACCCTGACTATTGAGGCCGGCGCAGGCGTTAATGGCAGCAATGCGCTAAAAGTGACCAAACTGGGAAATACCAACTCCAGTGCCGGAGTGCGGGTAGTGGTTCCGGTATCGCAATATGAACAGTTGGGAGCCTGTTTTACCCTGAAAACGTTGAATGGGGGATCAGGGAATTTATTCGCCTCGCTGCGCTATGCCTGTATTCAGGAGGTGGAAAGCAACGGTGTATCGATCGTCGCTAAATCAGATGTGGCCGCCTGGGATGGCACTCTCAATGCCAGTGATTATGCCGAGTTTAAGGAATACCGTTTTAACGCCAACCGACGAAAAGTGCCGGCTTGGGCAACCCATGTCATTTTGTCTTTCAATTTGTATGCCTTAGCGAAAAACGGGGTACTTTACTTCGACAATGCTTGCATCACCGCCATGTAAAACAGCAAGTCAGGTTATCTCCGTCCACGGTGAGTCCGTGGACGGAGGATTTAACGCTCAAAGGGATAAAACGCTTAAATCCAGATAATGCCCCAAAGCCTGCCGTTCAGGTTCGGGCAAGTGTGGGATCTCACCAAGCAACGGTGCCGGTAACATACGGCTCAGCGTGGCCAGATATTCCTGATGACGGCGGCCCGGTGGGCTAACGTCATTGGCGATCCAACCGACCAACGACAACCCCGCCTGTTTGACAGCCTGTGCAGTCAGCAGCGCATGGTTAATGCAACCCAGTTTGATACCCACCACCAAAATCACCGGCAGTTGCTCCTGCTGTACCCAGTCGGCAAAGGTATGTTGCTCAGAAAGCGGCGTAAACCAGCCTCCGGCGCCTTCGACCAGCAGCCAGTCGGCCTTCTGTTCCAGGTGGCGTAATCCGGCGGAAAGTTGGGCCAGTTCGATCGGCCGCCCTTCATCGGCGCTGACAATATGCGGCGAGGTCGGTTCGGCGAAAACGTAAGGGTTTACTTCCTGGTAACTTAGCGCAACTGAACCGTTAGCCTGTAACGCCAACGCATCACCGTTACGCAAGCCTTCGGCGGTCATCTCACTGCCGGAGGCCACCGGTTTGTAACCGGCAGTGCGGTAACCCGCCAGATTCGCCGCCTGCAACAAGGCGCTGCTGGCCACGGTTTTGCCCACTTCGGTATCGGTGCCGGTGACAAACCAACGCTTAATCACGATAAATCACTCCATAAACCAGATGATAACTGAGCGGGAATTGCCCGCGCCGGCAGGGGTAAGCCGCCTGCAAGGCCGCAAGCCGTCGGCGCGACAGCAGCCCGGCATCACGCCCCTGATGTAAATGGGTCGCCCCGATCCCCTTGAGCGATCGCATCAGCGCCATCACATCCGGGTAATTCAGGGTTTGCCACTCCACTTCCAACTGGTGCCGATAATCGGCGCAGGCTGCGCTAATCTGCGCCAGCGGCAGAAAATCATTCACATGGCGTTCACCGTCCACCTGCTGCCAGGCGTCACCCAGTTCGCCCAGCGATCCTTGTGCCAGCGTAGAAAACAGGATCACACCGCCGGGGCGGGTAACCCGATATAGCTCCGCCAAGGCGCGCTGCAGGTCGCTACACCATTGCACTACCAGACTGCTGAAGCAGATATCCACCGCAGCGTCGGGCAAGGGCACATTTTCGATATCCCCCAGCAGATAATGATCCGCCGCCTGCTGCTGACGGGGCAAACGCCAGCATGCCGGGTGCCAGATCCAGTGCAGTAACCTGTTTGCCGAGTTCGCGCCAGCGGCGGCTGAAATGGCCGGTGCCACAGCCCGCATCCAGCAGTTGTTCACCCCGGTGATCCCGTCCCATCCCCAGCAAGCGCTCACCAACATCACGCTGCAGCACCGCCGCCGCATCATAGCTGCCAGCGGCACGGCTGAAGGCCGAGGCCACCGCCTGCTTATTGATCGGTTCAAACGCTGACGTCATGCAATACCTCCAGCAGACGATCGATATCCTGCGGCTGATGTGCCGCCGTCAGGGTAATACGCAAGCGCGCACCGCCCGGTGGCACCGTTGGCGGGCGGATAGCACTCACCCACAGGCCCTGCTCGCGCAGGTTTTGCGCCAGATCGAGCGCTCGTTGGTTATCGCCCACCAGCAAAGGTTGAATGGCGGTCACCGACTCCGTCAGGGTCAGCGACAACTGGGCCGCTCCCTGGCGGAAACGCTGAATGTTATCCTGCAGCCGGGCACGTAATTCGTCGCCCTGCCGAATGCAATGCAACGCTGCCTGCAATGCGCTGGCCTGTGCCGGTGGCATCGCGGTGCTGTAAATCAAATGGCGGGCAAACTGCAGCAAATATTCGGCGGTAGAGTCATCACACAACACTGCGGCACCGCTGAGGCCAAAGGCTTTGCCGAAAGTGACCACCAACAGTTCGGGCCGTACGCCCTGCTGCCAGCAACTGCCGCGCCCCTGCTCGCCGTGCACACCGATACCGTGTGCGTCATCGACCATCAGCCAGGCCCCCGCCGCGCGGGTCAAACGGTGCAGCTCCGCCAGTGGCGCACTGTCGCCGTCCATGCTGAATACCCCTTCGGTCACCGCCAACATTTGGCCGTCGCAGGGTTTGGCAAGCAAATCAGCCA is part of the Serratia quinivorans genome and encodes:
- the moaB gene encoding Molybdenum cofactor biosynthesis protein B — encoded protein: MSHASSEFIPAHIAILTVSDSRGEAEDTSGQYLQEAVLEAGHQVVDRAIVKDDKYQIRARISAWIADEQVQAVLITGGTGFTARDNTPEALLPLFDREVEGFGELFRMVSYEEIGTATIQSRALAGMANQTVIFAMPGSTRACRTAWERIIEEQLDARHRPCNFLPHLKK
- a CDS encoding LPPG:FO 2-phospho-L-lactate transferase, whose amino-acid sequence is MRNRTLADLDRVVALGGGHGLGRVMSSLSSLGSRLTGIVTTTDNGGSTGRIRRSEGGIAWGDTRNCLNQLITEPSVASAMFEYRFSGNGELSGHNLGNLMLKALDHLSVRPLEAINLVRSLLKVDAALIPMSEQPVDLMAHDHEGNHVYGEVNVDQLTDMPQELMLSPRVNATREALDAIAQADVILIGPGSFLTSLMPLLLLDDLTQALRRSSANMIYIGNLGRELSVAAAALTLKNKLELMEEKIGRRMIDALIVGPTVDASEVQDRVVIKQPLEATDIPYRHDRQLLRQALDQALIELGARG
- a CDS encoding Uncharacterized conserved protein (DUF2132) — translated: MTGWGAARGGAAKHKILVASAKADYGVRPIDYYEPQTMTEHQSKDPMHGVTLEQLLNKLVESYGWSGLAERIRINCFSSDPSIKSSLKFLRRTPWARKQVEDLYIDMVEKAASDNPWLRGGQ
- the uvrB gene encoding Excinuclease ABC subunit B, producing MSKVFKLHSEFKPAGDQPQAISKLEEGLEDGLAHQTLLGVTGSGKTFTVANVIADLNRPTMVLAPNKTLAAQLYGEMKEFFPENAVEYFVSYYDYYQPEAYVPSSDTFIEKDAAVNEHIEQMRLSATKALLERRDVIVVASVSAIYGLGDPDLYLKMMLHLTKGMIIDQRSILRRLAELQYARNDQAFQRATFRVRGEVIDVFPAESDELALRIELFDEEVERLSLFDPLTGQIEQVVQRFTIYPKSHYVTPRERILQAMEEIKVDLAERRKVLLANNKLLEEQRLTQRTQFDLEMMNELGYCSGIENYSRYLSGRKEGEPPPTLFDYLPADGLLVVDESHVTIPQIGAMYKGDRSRKETLVEYGFRLPSALDNRPMRFEEFEALAPQTIYVSATPGKYELEKSGDDIIDQVVRPTGLLDPLIEVRPVTTQVDDLLSEIRKRVAINERVLVTTLTKRMAEDLTEYLEEHGERVRYLHSDIDTVERVEIIRDLRLGEFDVLVGINLLREGLDMPEVSLVAILDADKEGFLRSERSLIQTIGRAARNLNGKAILYGDRITDSMARAISETERRRAKQQAFNEENGIVPQGLNKKVSDVLQLGKPGNRGKGRGKGKAAENVGQYKNLTPKALDQKIRELEAQMYTHAQNLEFELAAGLRDEIHQLREQFIAIS
- the livF_2 gene encoding LIV-I protein F, translating into MLSLRSVNQFYGQTHTLWDINLELPRGQCTVLIGRNGVGKTTLVNCIMGHLPVVSGSMTWQLADEPPQNLLQQPVETRTALGISYVPQGRQIFSQLSVEENLQVALMAGRDKNRRIPPLIYNLFPNLREMRSRRAGDLCDGEQQQLAIGRALVLEPELLILDEPTSGVQPTIAADIGNVIRKLNRELGMTILLVEHKLPFVRRVADRFCLMDQGRSVADGTLEQLDEELINAYLAV
- the bioD1_1 gene encoding ATP-dependent dethiobiotin synthetase BioD 1, with the translated sequence MIKRWFVTGTDTEVGKTVASSALLQAANLAGYRTAGYKPVASGSEMTAEGLRNGDALALQANGSVALSYQEVNPYVFAEPTSPHIVSADEGRPIELAQLSAGLRHLEQKADWLLVEGAGGWFTPLSEQHTFADWVQQEQLPVILVVGIKLGCINHALLTAQAVKQAGLSLVGWIANDVSPPGRRHQEYLATLSRMLPAPLLGEIPHLPEPERQALGHYLDLSVLSL
- the bioC_1 gene encoding Malonyl-CoA O-methyltransferase BioC, with amino-acid sequence MAPAISAAAGANSANRLLHWIWHPACWRLPRQQQAADHYLLGDIENVPLPDAAVDICFSSLVVQWCSDLQRALAELYRVTRPGGVILFSTLAQGSLGELGDAWQQVDGERHVNDFLPLAQISAACADYRHQLEVEWQTLNYPDVMALMRSLKGIGATHLHQGRDAGLLSRRRLAALQAAYPCRRGQFPLSYHLVYGVIYRD
- the bioF gene encoding 8-amino-7-oxononanoate synthase, which translates into the protein MSWQQRIEQALEERQQSAAYRRRQVNQGGNGRHIQLNGEHYLNFSGNDYLGLSQNAQVIAAWQQGAQQYGVGSGGSGHVTGFSTAHQVLEQQLADWLGYPRALLFISGYAANQALLAALMQAEDRILADRLSHASLLEAAAHSPAQLRRFRHNQPQALADLLAKPCDGQMLAVTEGVFSMDGDSAPLAELHRLTRAAGAWLMVDDAHGIGVHGEQGRGSCWQQGVRPELLVVTFGKAFGLSGAAVLCDDSTAEYLLQFARHLIYSTAMPPAQASALQAALHCIRQGDELRARLQDNIQRFRQGAAQLSLTLTESVTAIQPLLVGDNQRALDLAQNLREQGLWVSAIRPPTVPPGGARLRITLTAAHQPQDIDRLLEVLHDVSV